One window of Leopardus geoffroyi isolate Oge1 chromosome B3, O.geoffroyi_Oge1_pat1.0, whole genome shotgun sequence genomic DNA carries:
- the LOC123583752 gene encoding LOW QUALITY PROTEIN: protein Z-dependent protease inhibitor-like (The sequence of the model RefSeq protein was modified relative to this genomic sequence to represent the inferred CDS: deleted 1 base in 1 codon; substituted 1 base at 1 genomic stop codon), producing MGPLTGKSQWIKGLQRSSRKGPRPQNILSSGRTGEVAPVPLWSLLTQGRAPDQAAGGNATILVGLRGKTGDHLALEGRLPAAPVDTWPGNTKTRDRSALALQALSLPVLTSAHNPMVQGPCPPRVAGSRRPRARSSCCPLRPPEMYELLEQMVTGRIFQLQADLCDLSVASRNWKVSKVLQRAGIEVDEKGAEAVTGTLLETTADSMPPIIXIDQPRHFMIYEETSGMLLFRGRVVNPAPLRFQTRVSTQCSRRCRTRGS from the exons ATGGGGCCACTCACTGGTAAGAGCCAGTGGATCAAAGGCCTTCAAAGGTCCAGCCG CAAGGGACCCCGCCCTCAGAACATCCTAAGCAGCGGGCGGACGGGGGAGGTCGCCCCGGTGCCCCTGTGGTCTCTGCTGACGCAGGGCCGTGCACCAGACCAAGCGGCG GGAGGAAACGCCACCATACTGGTGGGCCTTAGGGGGAAAACGGGTGACCACCTCGCCCTTGAAGGTCGCCTGCCCGCCGCCCCCGTGGACACGTGGCCCGGAAACACGAAAACCAGGGACCGCTCTGCCCTCGCCCTACAGGCGCTCAGCCTTCCCGTCCTTACAAGTGCTCACAACCCCATGGTCCAGGGCCCGTGTCCCCCGCGGGTGGCAGGCTCCCGGAGGCCAAGGGCTCGTTCGTCCTGTTGTCCGCTCCGACCCCCG gagATGTATGAACTGCTTGAGCAGATGGTAACTGGAAGAATCTTCCAACTCCAGGCTGACCTATGTGACCTCTCCGTTGCTTCCAGAAACTGGAAAGTTTCCAAG GTTTTACAAAGAGCTGGGATTGAAGTTGATGAAAAAGGAGCTGAGGCAGTGACGGGAACCCTGTTAGAAACGACTGCTGATTCCATGCCT CCCATCATCTGAATAGACCAGCCACGTCATTTCATGATCTATGAAGAAACCTCTGGAATGCTTCTATTTCGGGGCAGGGTGGTGAACCCAGCTCCCCTACGATTTCAGACACGTGTGAGTACACAGTGCTCCAGGAGATGCCGGACCCGAGGTAGCTGA